A window from Sphingobacterium hotanense encodes these proteins:
- a CDS encoding glutathione peroxidase produces the protein MRATVYDFNALEFNGQKKSLKDFEGKVLLIVNTASKCFFTKQFKSLENLYKKYRDLGFEILAFPSNDFRNQEPLTGRTLETFCRVNQQVSFPVFKRIHVVGEFTDPLYRYLSDESANGKVGTAPFWNFHKYLVNRQGEVVDHFYSITSPMSKKVHSRIEELLTNPS, from the coding sequence ATGAGAGCTACTGTTTATGATTTTAATGCACTGGAATTTAATGGACAAAAGAAATCATTAAAAGACTTTGAAGGAAAAGTATTACTGATCGTGAATACGGCGAGTAAATGCTTTTTCACAAAGCAATTTAAATCACTAGAAAATCTGTATAAGAAATATCGCGATCTAGGCTTCGAAATACTTGCTTTTCCATCCAATGACTTCAGAAATCAAGAACCTTTAACAGGTAGAACATTAGAAACCTTCTGTCGAGTTAATCAGCAAGTCTCATTCCCGGTTTTTAAACGAATCCACGTAGTAGGCGAGTTTACCGACCCACTTTACAGATATCTGTCCGACGAGTCAGCAAATGGAAAGGTCGGCACAGCACCTTTTTGGAATTTCCACAAATACCTTGTTAATCGCCAAGGCGAGGTTGTCGATCATTTCTATTCAATTACCAGTCCTATGTCAAAAAAGGTCCACAGTAGGATAGAAGAGCTCCTTACCAATCCCTCATAG